TATCGTCTGATATGTACTCCAACTTCTCAAACCCAATAAGGTCAAGATACTTAAGGGATGGGAAATGATCCAAGGGTGGAAGATGTTGGCATCTATGACACCCCCACAATCTGAGATCAACAAGatttatgagagaagaaaaccaAATCGGAAACCTCACACCACCATAATACCACACGGACAACTTCTTTAGATTTGAATGGGGTTGCAATACTTCCATTGACATTATAATAACCTTCTCATCAATTGCGTTTACATCTTCTCCATATTTCCACCATAAATGCAACGAATGGAGATGCTGTTTCTCCTTGAGAGGCGTACCAACATTTGATTCTGACATCACATCTTTCTCGTGCCTCAAGTATTTAATTTCTAACCATCCCCTTAATTCCTTAAGCCTTCCCAGTTCACCAAGACCCGCAGCACTGTCCCTCAACAAAGAATTGTTTTCGCTCAAAACAAATCTATTCAATGTACGAAGACCATTCAGCTCCCCCAATCCACGTGGCATTCGAGTCAATCCATTACAGCCTTGCAAGAGGAGATGCCTTAAgttgatcattttttttatgtctCTAGGCAATTCCACAAGCCTATCACACCGACTGAGATCTAGTGTTTCCAAATTCGAAAGTCCAACTATCCAATCTGGAAGTCTCTTGATGCCATCATTATCACTAAGATCAAGATATCTCAAATGTTTCACTTTTTTAAgacaatttggtaatttttcatTTCCTATGCGCTTGAGACTCAACATACGCAGTGACTTAAAATTTGAGATAATTGTAGCAGAAAATGAATTATCTACTGAAAAACCTCTAAACTTTtggcaaggaagaagaaaggttCGTATCTTTTTTGCATTTAGCAAGGAAGTTGGCACTTCCCATTTCGACAGATCAACATGAAAATTGAAAGATACATGACGAAGCTTTTCATGAAATTTCTTTTGGTTCCGATCAACTATGGCGCTTCTGACCCCCGACACTAAGATTGCAAGTTCATTCATGAGATCGTGCATTTTACAACTTGTTATTACACCAAactcatctttttcttcttcttgaaaaAACGATCTGCACAACAATTCCATATAATACTCATACGCAACATCCTCCAAACTCTCGTTTTCACCTGATGACTTAATGAACCCTTGCGCCACCCAAAGTCTAATCAACATCGGTACAGAGATCTCATAATCAGGTGGGAACAAGCTACAgtaagcaaaacaatgcttcAAATGTGATGGGAGCACATCATAACTTAGTTTAAGTGttggtaaaattttattttcttcctgatttattcttgaaagtttcttttctttgaaattCAACCATTCTGTTTCGTGATATTTGGTGTGCAACATCCCACCTATTGTCCTTATAGCGAGTGGAACTCCCTGACATTTTCTTGCAACCTCCTTCCCAATTGCCTTAATTGTTGAATTCTCTGGCTCTTTTCCATCTTTAAAAGCCATTTCCTTAAATAAAGACCAACTGTCCTCTTGATTCAAACCCCTTAAGGTGTACGGTTTAGCTGTGTCTGATATCTTCGCAACTGTTTCACTACGAGTGGTTATTAGTATTCTACTACCTTTTCCACCCCCCATTAACAAGTACTTCAAGGTAAGCCATTTCTCCCTATTCTCATTCCACACATCATCCAACACAATTAGGTATTTCTTTCCATCTACTTTTCTTCTAAGATCATTTTGCAGCTCATCCATATCAATCTTGTCAACTTTTAGTATTTTCTTAACAAGTATATCCAACTCAAATACATTAGAGACACATGACCATATTTTCAACTcaaaatgattttgaatcacCTCATCGTTGAATATGAGTTGGGCAAGACCAGTTTTCCCCAATCCTCCAAATCCAACTATGGAAATGGTGGACACATTCTCAGTTGAGATGGGATCCAACAAAAGTTGAATAATTGCCTTTCTATCTTCATCTCTCCCTATAATATTTTCCTTAGGGACAAATGAGTGAGTGATCCTCTCTCTAATTATAAATCGTGTATCTTCACAATTTACTTCTAAGGGAAAGGCTCTACGGGATGCAACCTCACGAAGCCTCTTGTTAAGATCTTTTATCTTATGACCCATCTTTAGCCGAAAAGCAAGTTGATTTGAGCTAGAGAAGAAGAGGCGTACCTTCTTTGACATCTTAGTATTGCCACACATCATTTGTCTCTGCTGCGCTTCAGTATTAAACTCATCCAGCAGGTCATCGGCTTCATAAACTGCATCTTCTACGCTTTCGAGCCACACTTTGACTTCATTGATAGTTTGCTTTTTCTCAGCATCAAGAAGAACAGCTTGGAATCCGGCAACTATCTCCAGGAGCTTGTGGAGCTCATCTTGGACACCCCAAATCAATCCGATCTCTTGGAAAGCAAGGGAGCCTAGCCTTCCGATGATCCGTGCTGCAACGTTGAAGAGAACTCCTTCCGCCATTTCTTGTATTCAGGACAAGCAAAAACACAAGTGAAGTGAATTAAAGTATAAACAAAGACCGGTGAATATATTGCTGCCGGGTCCTCCACGTTGTGTTGTATTTAATTTGCTTGGCATCTTCCGTACTTATTTTTCCAATGCCGGGGTCCTCCACGTTGTGTTGTCTTTAATTTGCTTGGCATCTTCCGTACTTATTTTTCTAATGCCGGGTCCTCcacattttgttttatttaaaggacatattagcAGTAGCTTCTGCAACTAACAAATTACGGGTGGATACATATTTAATTtgtgattaaaaaattaattacttgAACACTTGTTTATTCATAATTTGCTAGCAGCAAGAGGAGCTGCTGCTGATTTTTCAGCAGCCAAACTCCGTGCTGTATTTAATTTGCTTGGCATCAGTACTTAATTATTCAtcgtaattaataattaataattctATATTATTATAAAAGTAGATGACCGCATGAAGAAATATGCATCCTACATCATTTCATATCAGCCAACAAATGTTGAAGTTTTTGTCAACCAATAAATGTTGAATTTTTGTCGGTCAACAAATGTTGAAAGTGTGCTGCCTGCTTTCACACTTCTTGGCCTTAACAAAGAAGATATAATTTTTCTATATAAAAGCCTATCAACTCACAAATATGATAGTGAGGAATAGACACAATGTATTGTTTCAATTACTTTGTAATTTCAGTATGATAAATGAGAAAGACTAATGCTGCTGATCCAATGACATAGACATACTTACCAAACCTCATAAATATTGTGACTTATTTACTTTATATTTCACTGCACACATCCTTAATTTTACTAGTTGTTGGTCATGTTTGAGCGGTTGAGAAAATTAGATCTCCAAATTCCAACGCTTCATTTCACGGCTGTCCAGTTTCGAAATGAGAGTTGacggaaaaacaaaaacaaataataaacaaTTCTACTATTTCGCCACCGACATTTTCACAAACATTTGTTCTACTAGATCGAAAAATAGCACCGATGGTCAGACGAGCATTagataaaaatgaaaactaacaaaaagttcataaaaaaacctttaaatttaacgaaaaaggacaaataaaaatgtaaatagtaccaaagaaagataaaaatgtgatttttcgttaaaagacaACAGTACCGAAagtatttcgttaaaacttcctaaATAAAATTACCTTTAACGATTCATTTGTAATCACTTTTAAGAGATGAAAAGAAGATACGAGAAATTTCAATACTGCAGCTTTATTTGGAATTTGTATTGGATTGCTGTGATATCGAATTGACACAAGCATCaacagtgtgtgtgtgcgttTCCTACTACTGTGTGGGATAAACAGATTTGGTTCATAGACCAAACCATAGACCGAAATATGACGCCCTTTGCACAATTCACCCGTTACACATTTACTGTCGACATCTATATAAACAGCGCTGCTGGAGATAATGAACGTGCGCCTTTGGGTATTACTTTAAATCGATCGACGAAACGCGCCACCTGGTCTCGTGCTTCTGCTATTGCTCAAAGGGGATGAAGTCTGACTGGACAGTTGCACATCAGATAGTGAAACAGAACCGCTCTGTGAAAAAATCAATCCACCTGAACTACTTGAGGTGTTCCCGGAAGAAGGCACCCTGGTTGAGTAAGTATCCCTTTTGGAAGCTGAAAGGAATTCGGGCCGGAGATCCGATGATGAGGATGATGGAGCCAGGGTGGCCAGCAGAGACCCAACCGGATATTGAACAACAGGCATATCAACGAGAGATGAAGCTGAGAGGTCGTACCTCATGGTCTGCACTGGATGGTCAAATTTGCATGTAGATCCAAACTTGCACTGACCATTTTGCAGGTAGAATGTACACGGTTGCACTCCCTGTCCAAACAAAAGCACGTTAATTTTCTCCATAGAATATGACATTGtttaacaaattaatgaaaTATACGCAATTCACCACAAATATGGTATAATGCTCATAATAATCGACACAGGGGCACAAAAAGGCACGAGATATAACATTAAAAATCTAAAAACGTCTGTTGCTTCACGATAATACTTTTGTTACAAAGCGGCCAaccaaatttaaataataaaacaaaaaatgtgaaGAAGAAGCCTGTGAACCAGCAAGACCAGATAAAGAAAAGCAACCCTACATTAGAGGGGAAAGACATCTCAAAGAATGAGGGCAACAGCAATTCTATCAACGATGAACAAACTGATAAAAAGTAACTTTAATATAGAGAaagcaaaaatataaaacataaagTGAGCACTGAGAATAATGCAAGTGCTGAAGCACAAAACTCAAGCGAAGATACGTATATATCATTGCAAGGGCATACACAGCATAGATTATTTTGTTTCAGGACTGCAGCAAAGGTTTTCCAGTCAAGGAACCTTCTGTCATCTTGCTCCTTTATTCTAAAGGACCTTTTGGATAGATAACTATTTCATAAGGTTTTTCAGCAACCAGAGGCACATTTGTTTTTCGAGTTACAACTTATAATGTGTTGCCGTGTCATCTGATTCCTATATTGAGCACATTACACATAAACATTATTCCTACATTAACCATACAACTACTTATGCTCATTGACACATCTGCTAAACTGGGGCCCACCGTACAACCCTACAATATTTGGAGGCATGAAACAGTAGCAAATATGGATAGGTACCTTTGGGTTTCAAACCTGAGACCACACGGCACAAACCCATGTGCCTCAGCCACCCTACTGAGCCCCTGTTGGTTGATGCTCATTAAATATCAAAATGTCTCTTTAAATTACATCAATCACCAATCAGGTTTGTACAACACTGAGCATTAACTTCCTCAGACCTCAATGGCAAAGATTCTTGTACAAAATATAACCTTAATAAAAGAAGACTGCTAACGAGACCAAGGTAAACGAACATACCTACCTATACTGCAGAACaatcaaaatgaaaaacatgTTTTCTCAACCTATAAACATAGTATGACTGCCTTTTCTTTGCCAccaaatttttatttcatttggtTGTACAAAGGAGGTCAACCAGGTATGCCTTTAGATACGATAGTAGCATCCCCCAATCCCCTTTTTGGAAAAAGATTACTGTTTAATCGAGTAAAAGAAAAACAACTCTTGGGTCTACCAAATTGGATAACCAAGTGATGAACTCGATAACTTCTAACAGcggaattttaaaaaaaaaaattaaaaattcatcaaaaataatataaaacaacTTTGCATACCGGACGGAGTGGGAGACCCATCGGACTAAGGAGACAAGTTATTCTCGGTACAGTTCGATCCCGAGGATGATGATACCTACAAGATGGTCCATATTTACAGTCCCCAGTTTTCAGATAGTACTGGCATTCAAGTTCGCCAGGCCTCTCTGGGAAAACTTGTTCAATCGGGTTGCTGCTAGAAGGACCAACAGAAGAGGGTATGGAGGTATAAGGGCTTGCAAGTCCGTGTGTTGGAGAAGGTAGCTGTGTTACTCCATATAAAGAAGTTGCTCCAACTGTGGGTTGAGCTCCAGGAGATGGTACAGGGCTAAGAGGTGCCTGCACCAAGTAATAACATATTACTATTAGTAATGAACTTCAATCATATATCAACCTGAATATGTCTTTATCATACCGAATACGGACTCCAACCCTGAATCGGAACAACTCCAGGAGAAGGAATCAAGACAGGACCGTAAGTCCCTTGCACATATGATCCAGTTAACAGTGGAGGCCTAGCCACCCTCAAACTGGTGGATGCCCCCCCATACTGTTCTGCCAAAGGAACAGGAGACTGCACCGATGGATAAAATTGGGGTGCAGAAGCCGGTATTGTTGTTCCAGCAGGCTGTGGATGATGGAATTTACAGGTTATGCCAAATTTGCATTGCCCCGTTTTCAAATAGTAGGAGCATTCATTCTCGCcctgttataaaaaaaattaaaattaatttttaacaactgtgtaaagcgggagccttgtgcactggtacgaccttttttttttgtttttttgtgagCCACTTGCTCCACAAATTTCACAAAAGTCTACACACACCCATATGTGGATGAGAGGAAAACAGAGAGACAGAGTCAGAAAGGAAATCAAACCGGTCGTAATGGGTATCCATAAATATTTAGGGGAGCTCGGTTTAAGGATCCAGCTCCATGTTTTGGATGGTGGAACTTGCAGGACGCACCAAATTTACAGGTCCCAGTCTTTAAATAATACTGCACATTAGACAAACATATGCCACAATCACATATGAAGTTCAAAGCTCAAACAAATAAATGGACAACATAACAAAGTTGCCGAAAAGTTTCCAGATCTACATTGTCATTATCAGGCAAGAAATTCACATTTTACAACAGATTAGAAAACTATTGCATACCTGACATACGGGTTCCCCCACTCTATCTGGGTAATCCCCTGTAGCTCTTACAGCTGCCACGACCTACGTGCAGCATCAAACCGAAATCATAAACAAAagataacaaaattaaaattcacaAGCAAAGACAATTTCAGTTACCAATAAAATCCAAGCAGTTGTAACTAAGACAACATTTCCCACTGCACCGAGCCCAAAACACAAATATTAGGCCtaatattttcatcaaatataGACTAGTTTAACTTTGTCGAATAAATTCCAAAAAAGGTTCCCATTTCTTTTCCCCAGCTTTCTCAGCAAACAAACAATCATCTAGTTTCAGGTAAAGGGACAAAAAACTACCTTCAACAAAACACTCAAACTTACGAAAATTCAAAACAACCTACATATCCTGTTGCAGTCACCTATCACCGAAAGCTTGAGTACTAGTTTACATATCAAAACCCGCAATTAAGCAGTATCGAAAAAGCTCATTAACTGATTGCAATGCAAGTTTACAACGAACAAGGACTTACCGCAGCACGATCGCGAGGATGGTTGTACCGGCACCGACCACCGTATCCACAGAACCCGGTTCGCATGTAGTAGACACAGTTGGGCACGCCGGGTCTCTCCGGGTACGATTCGCCGCCCGTCAGCCCCAATTGCCACATTTGCTCTACAATTCACCCCCAAACCAGAACAAAACCCCAATCACAACCCCACATTACCAAACCAaacacaaaaccctagaaacccCAGATTACGAAATTAGCCCAAATCGAGCTCAAACGAAGCGAAATTAAAACGCCGAGCAAGTAAAGGAGTACCTTCGAGGCCGGTCTCTCCGGCTGCGGGGCTCCATTCCTGGTTCGACCCGTTTCCGGCGGGGCTTCGTCCGTACAACTCCATCACAAAAACGGCGGCGTGTTGGGTTTCCTGTACACCTTCAGCAACTATGAGGAGCAGAGTAAGGGGGAAAGGGAGAGCTGTACAGGATTCCCACCACCCTTCTAGAGAGGCCTTTGAAGGATCGGAGAAGCTCGATCGAGCGGAAGAGAGTGTGAGAGaaagtggagagagagagagaggaacggAGACGGTTGCTTCACAGTGATGGAGAAGCTTAATTGCTCTCTCTCTTAAAGCGAACGTATTCGTACTGTCTGGTATCGGCCTTTTGGCTTCACACTCACTGAAAGTTTGAAacactctttctttctctctcctcattttctctctcctccttttgATTCATTTATGGAAAAATCTTGGGTTTGTTTGGGGAAGGACTCCAAATATGGATTGGTGAGGAAATTGATCGGATTCCTTTCTCCTAATCTATCAAGGGAATTCgtgttgttgaaatttgatctaacagctACAAACATGAGTCCatcttaaaagttataataaattcagctgtttgatcaaattttaacgataTAGATCATCTGATTTGAAGGATTAAGAGGAAGGAATCCGAAAATCTCTTTCCGATAGGTGGATTAGAACACGAAACCTCGAAGACATAGATGAATGTTattaactaatattttattattagttCAGAATgctaaaataacatttttgcaGTGCATGTAAGTCATTTCATCAAATTTAAAGTTAAGTCTCTGGGTTGTAGTCGCTCGATACTTGTGTAACTCAAATATTGATAACATCAATGGTAATTATGTCTGCTTTGAAGAAAGATGTCTCATGTTTCTTTATACTCTCATTGACAACAAGTTTTATGTTTGATTATGATTGACGTATGTATAACTTAGTTGAATCTCATCCTTATTTTGTTTTATCAACCAATAATAGAGATGACATGCAGATAGTTGATCAAGTGACGATACATTTATTGCTATTAAATGAGCGGACACATCATGCAGTCAGATGAAACTTGGCTAAACTTTC
This window of the Malus domestica chromosome 03, GDT2T_hap1 genome carries:
- the LOC103451551 gene encoding putative disease resistance protein RGA1 isoform X1; the encoded protein is MAEGVLFNVAARIIGRLGSLAFQEIGLIWGVQDELHKLLEIVAGFQAVLLDAEKKQTINEVKVWLESVEDAVYEADDLLDEFNTEAQQRQMMCGNTKMSKKVRLFFSSSNQLAFRLKMGHKIKDLNKRLREVASRRAFPLEVNCEDTRFIIRERITHSFVPKENIIGRDEDRKAIIQLLLDPISTENVSTISIVGFGGLGKTGLAQLIFNDEVIQNHFELKIWSCVSNVFELDILVKKILKVDKIDMDELQNDLRRKVDGKKYLIVLDDVWNENREKWLTLKYLLMGGGKGSRILITTRSETVAKISDTAKPYTLRGLNQEDSWSLFKEMAFKDGKEPENSTIKAIGKEVARKCQGVPLAIRTIGGMLHTKYHETEWLNFKEKKLSRINQEENKILPTLKLSYDVLPSHLKHCFAYCSLFPPDYEISVPMLIRLWVAQGFIKSSGENESLEDVAYEYYMELLCRSFFQEEEKDEFGVITSCKMHDLMNELAILVSGVRSAIVDRNQKKFHEKLRHVSFNFHVDLSKWEVPTSLLNAKKIRTFLLPCQKFRGFSVDNSFSATIISNFKSLRMLSLKRIGNEKLPNCLKKVKHLRYLDLSDNDGIKRLPDWIVGLSNLETLDLSRCDRLVELPRDIKKMINLRHLLLQGCNGLTRMPRGLGELNGLRTLNRFVLSENNSLLRDSAAGLGELGRLKELRGWLEIKYLRHEKDVMSESNVGTPLKEKQHLHSLHLWWKYGEDVNAIDEKVIIMSMEVLQPHSNLKKLSVWYYGGVRFPIWFSSLINLVDLRLWGCHRCQHLPPLDHFPSLKYLDLIGFEKLEYISDDTSSGNSMSDEMMTSLEGLWVESCPVLKGWWRAHTHNNASSSSSTENLSLPSFPGLSTLWISNCPNLTCMPLYPNVERIDLNGCSSKVVDSLFVRGASDITHDVGVDVSASSSSPHFFKLTHLSLSNIEDLECVTSLGMGNVPSLQSLDIKDCPNLALLPYHGMGNLASFRELTVTNCSNLTSMLEGIANLTSLQKLAIGDRSNLTLLPEVVVNLPSLQSLTIVSFPNLVSLPEEISNLTLLQNLEIQSCPNLASLPEGIRRLPNLNTLGIWRCPVLSERCEKETGEDWPKIAHIPSISIHNL
- the LOC103451553 gene encoding zinc finger CCCH domain-containing protein 32-like isoform X1, with protein sequence MRREKERVFQTFSECEAKRPIPDSTNTFALRERAIKLLHHCEATVSVPLSLSPLSLTLSSARSSFSDPSKASLEGWWESCTALPFPLTLLLIVAEGVQETQHAAVFVMELYGRSPAGNGSNQEWSPAAGETGLEEQMWQLGLTGGESYPERPGVPNCVYYMRTGFCGYGGRCRYNHPRDRAAVVAAVRATGDYPDRVGEPVCQYYLKTGTCKFGASCKFHHPKHGAGSLNRAPLNIYGYPLRPGENECSYYLKTGQCKFGITCKFHHPQPAGTTIPASAPQFYPSVQSPVPLAEQYGGASTSLRVARPPLLTGSYVQGTYGPVLIPSPGVVPIQGWSPYSAPLSPVPSPGAQPTVGATSLYGVTQLPSPTHGLASPYTSIPSSVGPSSSNPIEQVFPERPGELECQYYLKTGDCKYGPSCRYHHPRDRTVPRITCLLSPMGLPLRPGVQPCTFYLQNGQCKFGSTCKFDHPVQTMRYDLSASSLVDMPVVQYPVGSLLATLAPSSSSSDLRPEFLSASKRDTYSTRVPSSGNTSSSSGGLIFSQSGSVSLSDVQLSSQTSSPLSNSRSTRPGGAFRRSI
- the LOC103451553 gene encoding zinc finger CCCH domain-containing protein 32-like isoform X3, with amino-acid sequence MWQLGLTGGESYPERPGVPNCVYYMRTGFCGYGGRCRYNHPRDRAAVVAAVRATGDYPDRVGEPVCQYYLKTGTCKFGASCKFHHPKHGAGSLNRAPLNIYGYPLRPGENECSYYLKTGQCKFGITCKFHHPQPAGTTIPASAPQFYPSVQSPVPLAEQYGGASTSLRVARPPLLTGSYVQGTYGPVLIPSPGVVPIQGWSPYSAPLSPVPSPGAQPTVGATSLYGVTQLPSPTHGLASPYTSIPSSVGPSSSNPIEQVFPERPGELECQYYLKTGDCKYGPSCRYHHPRDRTVPRITCLLSPMGLPLRPGVQPCTFYLQNGQCKFGSTCKFDHPVQTMRYDLSASSLVDMPVVQYPVGSLLATLAPSSSSSDLRPEFLSASKRDTYSTRVPSSGNTSSSSGGLIFSQSGSVSLSDVQLSSQTSSPLSNSRSTRPGGAFRRSI
- the LOC103451553 gene encoding zinc finger CCCH domain-containing protein 32-like isoform X2 — translated: MRREKERVFQTFSECEAKRPIPDSTNTFALRERAIKLLHHCEATVSVPLSLSPLSLTLSSARSSFSDPSKASLEGWWESCTALPFPLTLLLIVAEGVQETQHAAVFVMELYGRSPAGNGSNQEWSPAAGETGLEEQMWQLGLTGGESYPERPGVPNCVYYMRTGFCGYGGRCRYNHPRDRAAGENECSYYLKTGQCKFGITCKFHHPQPAGTTIPASAPQFYPSVQSPVPLAEQYGGASTSLRVARPPLLTGSYVQGTYGPVLIPSPGVVPIQGWSPYSAPLSPVPSPGAQPTVGATSLYGVTQLPSPTHGLASPYTSIPSSVGPSSSNPIEQVFPERPGELECQYYLKTGDCKYGPSCRYHHPRDRTVPRITCLLSPMGLPLRPGVQPCTFYLQNGQCKFGSTCKFDHPVQTMRYDLSASSLVDMPVVQYPVGSLLATLAPSSSSSDLRPEFLSASKRDTYSTRVPSSGNTSSSSGGLIFSQSGSVSLSDVQLSSQTSSPLSNSRSTRPGGAFRRSI